The genomic window ttcaataaaaaacagattagataattcaaaattaagtaataaaaattatagtgtCCCACAATAATATATAgaaatactttttgttttaagccTGTAAGCTTAGACGAAATCTCTTTGGTTGTAAAaggtttaagaaataaattttccaaaggACTTGATGAGGTCGcagcaaaaattttagaacaGTGTTGTGATTTAATTTCGCCATATCTGGCGTTATTAATGAACAATTCTGTGGCAGAGGGAGTATTTCCCACACAGTTGAAGTGTTCGAAAGTTATTCAGTGTTTAAAAAAGGTGATCCTAATAAAATTGAGAGCTACAGGTCCATTTGCATTTTAAGTAGCGtctccaaaatatttgaaaagcttATGTATGATCGATTAGTATggtttcttgataaatataatattctacAGTCTTCGCAACatagttttcgaaaaaatatgtCTATTGAAACTAGTGatgtaaccaaaaaaaaacagaacggtttttttaaaaaaaaaccgttttttattgtaaaaaaaacgaagccttcggtttttttttgttttaattgttttttttttaaatctgggtTTTTATGTCGGAACTGTTTACTTAttgccaaaaatattataaaaggtaggtataatatcaaatatttatatatcaaagTTAGTCTTATTTAGTTTCtttgtttcttaaataatttatttaaaaaacaacctattattaattaaaaacatttatttttattcaaagccTTTAAATGAATCATCACTGGATTCGTTATCCATATCTTCAAGCTCTGAAGGTTCACCCtcttcattatttatttctgaatCCGACTCTGCCTCAGAACTGGATATGATCATTGCTTTTGGTTCAGAAACTACTGCAGGATTGATTGTTAAGCTAGAGCCAGCAGTAGGCTCTGAACTGGATGATTCCTCAAGTTGACTCATTAATTTTAGGTTATGCGCTACATATACGATTTTTGAGGCTCTGTTGTTGGCGAGCCTATTTCAATGCaattcgggacaccctgtatattttctttattataatttatattctttCTTGAGTTTTCAGAGTTTTAATACTAACTAAGTAACTAATACATACCTTTTgcctcgattttttcttgtattgTTTGTAATGGTCCAATTTTTTGCTGCTTTCCGTCAGTCAgtccatattttaatttaatttcttctggGCATTTTTGGCACTTTTTAATGTGCCCTACCATACGTGTCCCATTTTTAGACAATTGAAGAGCACAAAACATGCACTCTACTTGAGGAGTTTTGCTCTGAgtttatatcattttaaagaGGGAATACACTTTACAATTTTTCCTTCCCCGGGAATCACGCGAAGAACTCGAAgacattgtaaatatttaatgtttgtcAATATACAGCAggtatcaaataattaaataacataagACGCAGGAAAAATGCTTTTGATTGTAAACCTATTTACTAAATCAGACTTACTTAAATAAGCACGAAACGCAAACAATTTTGCAGTAAGACTGGTAAATCACAAAATAAAACCAGAACACCTGCAAAAGCAGATCGGTAATTCCCCcggtttttaattttcaacgaAGACGAACGACGAATGACGAGCGAAATTTCGGTGATTTCCCGAAGGCAAGGCAATGATGCTAACGTTAAAGAAATAATTGGTAAGTAGGGAtgtcattttttggtgaaacaCCGGTTTTTTAGTAACcggttattttattatgaaataaaactatCCGGTTATAACTGACATAAAACACCGGTTATTGCAAATATCcggttcttaaaaaaatataattttctctaTGGTTTACTTGGTAATATATATggtgatttttctttttttttctcttctgtTCTTTTTTGTTGTGGATTAATGGCCATTTCCATCAGGCACATTGTATACTTAAGTTAAGTGTGACTTATGCTAAGCCGAGCTTAAAGatagaaaatttacattgcattcGATACTTAACTTTTAAGTAAACTTAAAATCTGTTTGGTGGAAATGGCGAAAGGTTACGTTCAGACAGAGGCGAATGcgattttttttagcaattttttttaattggtcggATTTAAATGGATTATAATGGAAATAGTGATATCTCGGGTCTATAACCATATACCCGGTTATAAACAAAGTGAAAAAATAACCGGTTATAATCGGAGTTAAAAAATAATCGGTTTTaacctttattatttattttattgacatcCCTTTTGGTAAGAcagtaaaagttttatttttaaatttttgctaaaaactACGTAAAACTgctagttttttaatattttgtcaaaataatatTGGAATGGGCGTTTTAAACCataaacaatttcaaaatattaatcctCTGCATATTACTAACGGaagctaataaaaaacaataaaaaacaaaaaaaacgcgtttttaattgtttttttttaacggttttttttttaatttaaaaaaaacgtgtttttttacATCACTAATTGAAACAGCTTCTCTTGAATTAATTCAGTATGCCTgcgataatatttaaaaaagattgaaTGTAGTGGCTTTTCTGTTTGACCTATCTCGAGCTTTTGAAACGATTAATCCCATTTTTGTTAAGCATAAATTAGAGAGATTAAGAGTGCGAGGTAGAGTATTGAATTGGGTTATATCATATATGACCGACAGATCCTTAGTTGTAAAATTGGGTGATGATTTCCCAAGTCAGTATAACTGCGAACTTGGTACTCTACAGAGTGGCACCTTGGGGCCGTTGCTTTTCCTACTATATGTTAACGATGTCTCAGAATTCATTGGCgatgttaaataaaattgtttatgtaCGCAGACGATACTACTATTTTAGTTACAGGAGAAAGTATGGAGGAAATCGAATTCAAAGCCTgctctattataaaaaagtttaacgaTTGGTGTGAGGGAAATtaccttataataaatttggaaataactAACTgcataagtttttaaaattacattttttttattacaagaatttacacaatgctaagagtaatgcggactgaactgcgattataaaaacaaccgctaacacatacacgagctagcgcgcatgtgctgctcagaccgttaaaacatactaacctaattacaactaaaaaaagaataaagactttcccaattataattatccagaaaataagtcattaaaccctaaaaacaaaaaaaatatagtgtaataattaaCTATATCAATTGAAGAGTACAGGGAAAAAACATGCAAagtcagtattttataaaaattaagataatacgTTTATGTGTTTCCTTtcaaagaatattttcatataagcAATTAATACTGGCAAGAAACGCACTGTGTCACTggatatttgcagtttttaaataactatgcAGGGAAAGAACGTGCAATGTCATCGCGATACTAGATAAAAACGTGTTAAGTCAGGAAAAAAACGTGTTGGGTTgggaaaattatattgtttttttaagctcGTAGGTCAGTCTGCCGATTATTTTAACTGAGTGAACATGGCGAGTGACACTAGTGGTGAcgaattagataaaaaaaatatgtggactatctaaaaaacgtaaaataactGATCGTATGTctgatgtttcaaaaaaaatacgctTACAGAGTCATGAAGTAGGGCCAGACTGTCATTGTAAGCGATTTTAGTGCTTTGAAAAAGTTCTACCTAATGAACgggctaaaattattaaacattttaatgagtTAGGTTCTTGGGACGAACAAAGTGCCTATCTGTGTGGCCTTATTCTTCTAAGTCCTGTTTTCCAACGAAGAAATCGTCGCCCAGAAGAAGAAAGTCACTTCCGGCAGGCTAGTTACTTTTATAAGGTAAGAGTGCTACGTAATGAAGGAACAGTCGACATTCCAGTATGCCTTAAAGCATTTTGTTCACTTCATGGAATTACACGAAGAAGAGTTCAGACTATTCACACTTCACTTCTAGTCAAAGGACTTGCTCCTAAGGACAACAGGGGGAAACAATCCTATAAACATCGTGCACTtaaagaagatataaaaaactgtgttatttcTCATATTCGTTCGTTTAAGGGTAGGTCTAGTCattatagcaataaaaaatcaaagaaaatttacttaCCTGAAAATTTGAACATTCGCAAAATGCACtcaatgtataaattaaaacatccagATAAATCTGTGTCTTACGAAACTTACAGAACTGACTCCTGTTCCAAGTGCGATGAATTCAATGCTAGATTAAAGTCGCTAAATTTAAGGCTTACCCAAAACATCACTTTGGAAATAAAAGAGTTCCTAAATCGCAAAATAAGAAAGCTTACATTAGAGAAAGaacttcataagaaaaaaacagaagccTTTTATGCTAGGAAGAGACAAGCTCGACTTCAAAGTAGGAAATTAATAGAGATAGAAGCGGTGGCCATGGACtaccaaaaaaaacttaccagtCCCGAACATAACGACTAATGACGTCTATTATAAGCgtcaattatctttttattcttttaacatCCATAGACTTTCGGATGCTGATTCAGTATTTTATACCTATTCAGAAGAAGTAGCTAAGAAGGGTTCTAATGAGGTATGTTCTTTTTTAGAAGATTATGTTACTCATCATCTTCCTAGTAGcgttaagattttaataattttttgcgacTCTTGTGGAggacaaaataagaactttaCAGTGTTTCGCTATTTGCACTACCTGGTCCACCAAAAAAAGAGGTTTCAAACTATCAAAGTTGTATTTCCGATTAGGGGCCACTCATTTATGGAGTGTGACAAAAATATGGGTATAATTAACTGCAAATCCAAGACCGAACTACCTTCAGACTGGGTTCGGGTTTTCAAGGAAGCTAGAGTTAAACCAACACCTTATAAAATAGAAGAAGTTAACGACAGCCTTATAAGAGACTGGAGTGCATTTTTGTCTCCTTTGTATGTAAAGAAGTGTCCGTTTTTGAGTCGACCAATAAGAGAGTTGGAAGTCACTGTAAATCATCCAAGAATGATTCTTCATCCTGAAACCTATAATGGATCTTGGACTACTTCCATCGTAACTAAACCAGTCTCCAAACTCATACGAGGCCCACCTTTATCTGAAAAGGAGTTTCACTATCCACCACGAGCTTATAATGGTAAGTTTGTTTTGTAATTCCTTTaaataatagtgtttttgttaataaaatatttttttaggtaaaattcctATTTCAAGAGAAAAATACAAAGATCTACAGCAACTGAAAAAATTTTGTGACGAGAGCACGTTTTCCTTTTACGACAATCTTCCTGTACTACCCGCAAAGAAAATCCCTAAAATGAACAGAGGAGAAAAGCCcgttaaaacaacaaaaaataagcgCTAAATACCAATATAGTAAATACggtaacatttaaaacaaagtgactttgcacgtttttttcctgtttttttgtactttggttggttttgtaataaaatttaaaaaactaattgatattttttaatttcattacataatttaaaaagctaGTATACGGTATAATAATTGtttccaaaatcaaaattttaaaaaaattaataaaaaatttatagcgttttcaaatttaaaattttattttctcaaattcaATTAATAGTAACTTTGCACGTATTTTCCCTGTGGTcttcaattacattaatataggtaccattTGTGCAATAGACATAGAGGAGGAGGGTGGCAAAAAACACGAGCTGAGGCTGGAAAACCGGGGTAACACGGCGCAAGAATGAATAGATTCCGAAAtaagccatttaaaattttatttttatgcctacaagatcaacaagaccagtgttgatttaaaaagtaagaactcaaaaataatatggttgcaattaaataaaaataattaaattatatttttaacaaaaatttggtggtgtgaatttgttaaaatgcctatgttagttgagaattaagaagaatttctttaagatatgcaataaatttctttggtgaactatttttaatgttatccggtaacttgttccatatatgaatgcctacatactggaatgatttttttaaaacctgatgttcgatgaaatggaattctaatcaagtttggattttttacattgtgtatataatcatggtgaaaaaataagtctcttaaatatggcggctgacctgatttaattattttgtaaattaaattatacatatgacacttccttctatttctcatatttaatataaaatgtgaatttagataagGAGTAATGTGATCCCTATACGATATATTAACCCATATTTTACCAGGgcattaaaaaacaacaatttttcgaatagcaatattaattatgtattaaaataggCTAGAAAAGAAGATtatgacacaaaaaaaaagttacattcaaaaacttttaaaaaaggcCATGTTGCGTTTTCGCATCATTGGCTaaatatatgaacaaaaaaaacgtaattttactttttatggtAACGCTCAAAACAATCGGTATGGAGGGGCACgttgcattttttacataaaaataccgTTTGACTTCTACATATTTTGCATCTACGTCTGGAGTGGAGCGATTTAGTGATAATATGACcgatattatcatatttttgcTCAAGAACTTCCCTAGGGGTAGTAATAGATGTACGAATGGAAGATTCAGTTTTTATCAGGCGAAGAGCAATGTACGATTTAAAGTCTAGTTGACTAATATTTTTGTCACTGACAATGTTTTAAACCTTCCAACAATTGACTAAAGTGCTATCTATCTATAGTGTTAATGAACAAAGGCCCCCACaacttttttccagatatcccTTTTCTATAATTGGCTATCCCGTTATCGTGGAGATCTACTCCCCCCATGAATTTGTTGTACATCTTGATAACATTAGGTTGCTGAATAGGATTGTCTTTTTTTGCTTTACGGTCATACCTTTTAGCTCTGTATAATGGTTCGTCATTGTAATGGTTACTTATTACTGTGACCACTGAATTATCGTTCCATCTAACTAATTTTGTTTAGAAACACTTTTGGTCCCTTCTAAAGGACAGCGGGGGGTTCTGTTTTCCCTTATAGTTCCGCTCGCAAAATAACCTTTATCGGtaagatatgaaaataattaaaacgaagaaaaagaattatcaaaaaatacctGATGCTTTATTGGGTTATTCACTATAGACAATAAATCAACAACAACTTGCCCATACCCATACCTAATatagatttttgtttatttggattTGCTCCTGCGTATGGAATGAACTGATATAAATAACCGTCTGACGAACAAATAcaccataatttaaaatcaaatctaACACGTTTAcccctaataaatattttgcaggAGTGCCTGCCAAAGTAAGGAACCATTTGTTCGTCAATGGACAGACAGTGTGAAAATATACCAAACTGCAACATTTTCTGATTTATGAGATCAAAAAATGGCCTAAGCTTACAAAACTTGTCATTTTTAACTAATTGTGGTTATCTGAACAatggaggtttttttttatattgtaaaatttatttcgacTCATACATTTTTTCACAATGTCTATCCCCTTGTCTTCATCAGTTGACCAATATAGTTGTGTTTGTGGTAGTTTATGATAACCTGTAAATATTAGCAGTCCTATAAACTTTGGTAATTCATATTTATCCaattcaaaatcatgtcgaTTATTGTCTTgcatatttttccgaaaatgttACAATAAGATTTAATACTTGAAAAcaaaagaacaaaaagaaaatgcCTAAAGGTGACTTTCCGTGAAGTAAGTCTACCAATTTCTTAAGCGCAGGGCCTTCATTCGAAATAGGCTGGGAGATCATAGGAATTGAACCCTTTTTCTATTTTGGTTCCCTACTTTGAAATTGGCTAGTGTTAGACCTTTCCATTTTTCGTTTCTTTTCTGCCAAACTCTCATCATCAGACGAATCCCAGTCAAATTCATTGTCCTGTCTTATCTGTAATTCAAATGTGCCCGCTATGTCCACATCATTTTGGCTGTTTTTTTCGTTTACAGCAATTACATCGACTTCTATATTTTCTTCGTCAGTCAAGCTATTTGGTTCTGGAGGAATATAAACAGCATCAAtttcaactaaaataatttCCGTCTACATAACAGGCCTAACAAAAATACTTAGTAGATCTTACCAACATCTCCGGAATGTTCTGCTTCCAATTCATCTACTACTTCATATAAAGCACTCTCCAGCTCTTTTTGCGTAAGAAATTTAGgcatgtttttcaaaaatacacaTAACGTACACATACACTTAGCACCgattaaaatgtaatattactaaaaattttcttacaCACACACACAAGCCTAAACCGCAATATCTCTAGCTGATATCGTTGGCAACTCATCGCTATCTCGACCAAAATACAGGTAACGTATTTTCCCAGCGATGCGTTTTCGCAACATTTACAACTTGGAGTCAAGTATTTtggaatttgtaaaattttttgtcgtcagtaaaaaaaggtaaataccCACATGTGTTAGCAGTACGATTCAGCTAAACAAATCTTGCCTGTATTATGCTtaccaataataaacaataatattcgaaagtatgtttagacattaaaattttgcttgaattggaataaaaatttaaaaatcaaaacactggtttatttatcttattattatctatttataaaatctttttaattcaaCCTTAGTAAATACTATAGTAACgttagatatttcattttttattttgtttatattataaaaaaaattaatatgactgTTGCGTTTTCGCATCATTGGTAAAAAATGGGTTAaaagaaaaacgcatacaactattttgcagtttttgcaccGTCGCCATACACAATGTCTGCATAATCCTCCAAAGACAGTACAAGcgaattgcaaagcaaatatttggtgtttgatggtaactgatttttgtattgatataagttttttaaatgaccctaagcaattttaattttgttcttaatgtgggaggcaaagctgagatttgaatcgaatataaccCCTAGATTACGTTTTTCCGGAACGGTTGGTATAACTATTCcattaatgttaattttaaaattttccatgcaatctagaagatgacttttattttatgaaaaaacattgcacatgactttgaagcatttaatttaaggttatggttttcagcaaacaaagcaatctaatttaagtcggcgttaattttattctgtgccacctgaacgtctgatattttaaaagaattataaatttgggagtCGTCAGCAAATTGGTGCAGCTTAGAATTTTCGATGCACTGATTCATGTCTGCAAcatataaagagaaaagtaaggggcctaatatggaaccctgaggcaccccttttttaaatgacaaaaaccttgaaatttaaattcaccATCATTCACCGTTCGGACACAATGTAACCGACCTttaagagctaaaaaaatttatggcatttgccgaaaaaccataatagtgcagttttgccaaaagcatttggtgatctatggtatcaaatgcttAGATCTAAAAGAGTTAGGCAAGTTATTTCCTTTAAATCCTCTTTAAGcctgatatcattaacaatactGATAAGACTTATTAGACTATTTCGTTATTATACGTGAcgttctaagatttttgaaatgacaggcagaatacttattggtataatgtctttataatctgttggacaaggtatttttggtaagggaatgagtatcgctttttttccaatcatcggggaattggttttctaagatgcaggaatttaaaatattgactaatggcTTAAGACAAAAAGGAAGGCATAGTTTAAGATCTTTAATGGAAATTCCATCACCATCTATTGCAtttgaccctattttatttataatatcgacagttttattttcagttacaAGACTTATACTCAATTCCGTCTCAAAGTAActaaatgtatttgaattataaaagttaagtttttctaatgatgTTGAATTAGTAGAGCCCacggtgttcgaaaaaaaattatttaagtcttCGGGTAAAATGAGATTTTGAGGAATAGGGTCAATCtttttttagtaagtttttttgctttgttccaaaattctttacccttttctattaaaaacatttgctcgaaaaaagtaattttttcgcgAATAATTGCGTGTTtagtataattctttaattgcctgtaatATGTCAAATACACGAGAGTTTTTGTCGAGTATATTTTTTGCGAGCTTTGTCTCTTAGtttaattagatatttaatattactcATTATCCACGGCGTAAATGGTCTATCCTTATATAGTCTTGTTTTAAACGgagcgtatttatttattaaataggaaatattattggtaagtaatgacactttttgattaattttggtcagaaatataataaatattatgccacTGTCGCTGCTGGGCCTCCTCCCCAAATGAAGTCATGTTAATACTATTGTAGTCCCTGGACctaacaacttttttacataatttagattttggtaAGTTTAAAATCGCTTGAACTAGATTATGATCAGATATGGACTCCGATAAACAGGTAGATTGAGAGCTAATATACTCGATGTTACAACTTGCTACAATGACGTCAATAAGAGTATTAGAccgattgttgattctagtaggGTTATGAATCAGTTGCCGAAGATCGAATACTTCCAAAAGATACTTAAAGTTTTGAGTTGCTGCAGTTGGTCTcagtaaatctatatttaagtcccccataaaaattatactattatAGCATGGAAcagatatagtaaaaatttctttaacaaGTTCAAGAAATGTAGGCATGCTAAAAGAGGGTGgcctatatatatttactaataaaatatttcttttatttgcaatattcAGAATCTTTAACAGGGAATTCTCAACTAAAAGCGTAAAATTTGGTTTGATATTAACATTGAGATGGATATTTGAACAATAGGAAAGACTTTGTCGTCTGGCACAAAGTTAGGAGCTTAAAAAGTTCATGAAAAAAAGTTGCAAATCTATTTTGGATTACAAAATTCATTGGGAATTTCAGCTGTCTTattaaatgatatatttaattttttagcatgATCCcataaattttttcctttttttgaaaaaagttggttaaaataagtagttttctcCCGTGCAATAgcatgttttgtaaaatttcttaacTGTCTATATAATAACTGTCTAAGTTACCCAAGgtcttgttttttaaatatttcttgtgtGCCTTATCCCTTAAGCGTTAAGTGGAGCGTGTTTATTAAATctaatatgtttttattgaaaatatctaATTGTGTATCAATATTGTTTGTGAAATAAATTCCGTTC from Anthonomus grandis grandis chromosome 13, icAntGran1.3, whole genome shotgun sequence includes these protein-coding regions:
- the LOC126743635 gene encoding uncharacterized protein LOC126743635; translated protein: MPKFLTQKELESALYEVVDELEAEHSGDVVEIDAVYIPPEPNSLTDEENIEVDVIAVNEKNSQNDVDIAGTFELQIRQDNEFDWDSSDDESLAEKKRKMERSNTSQFQSREPK